One region of Pseudomonadota bacterium genomic DNA includes:
- a CDS encoding acyl-CoA dehydrogenase family protein translates to MNIDFDDDIERFRDEVRSFVRANLPDDLRDKVRRERSGLTPFDTKRWTRILHDHGGWSCPSWPTEYGGPGWSYEQQYVFERELRENDAPPLDLFSAGMVGPALIEFGTADLRQRFLPGLANGDIILCQGYSEPNAGSDLASLQCRAVREGDEYVINGIKTWTSGAPYADYLFGLFRTDSSGKKQHGITVLFVDMKSPGLSISPILSFEGGDELNQTYFDNVRVPVANRLGDEHKGWSIGKYILGMERFGSAEVGLSTGTLRRLKEIASGEPADGERLIDDPEFAREIAAVEAALRQLELTEQRFLFGPGGPDAMGFEASLLKVKGTELHQKILTLMVEAIGAYGHVEPDSERDEKDNALPPGPEATEFAAHTYFNMRKATIWGGSSEIQKNIIAKAVLGL, encoded by the coding sequence TTGAACATCGACTTCGACGATGACATCGAGCGCTTCCGCGACGAGGTCCGCTCGTTTGTTCGCGCCAACCTGCCCGATGACCTCCGCGACAAGGTACGCCGGGAGAGGAGCGGTCTGACGCCCTTCGACACGAAGCGCTGGACCCGCATCCTGCACGATCACGGCGGATGGAGCTGTCCAAGCTGGCCGACGGAGTACGGCGGTCCGGGCTGGAGCTACGAGCAGCAGTATGTCTTCGAACGCGAACTCCGGGAGAATGACGCACCACCGCTCGATCTCTTTTCTGCTGGCATGGTGGGGCCAGCGCTTATCGAGTTCGGCACCGCCGACCTGAGACAGCGGTTTCTGCCAGGCCTCGCCAATGGCGACATCATCCTCTGTCAGGGTTACTCCGAACCCAACGCGGGGTCGGACCTGGCGTCGTTGCAGTGCCGCGCGGTGCGCGAGGGCGATGAGTACGTCATTAACGGCATCAAAACATGGACCAGCGGTGCGCCCTACGCAGACTATCTGTTCGGCCTGTTCCGCACGGACTCGTCCGGCAAGAAGCAGCACGGCATCACCGTGCTGTTCGTCGACATGAAGTCGCCGGGCCTTTCGATCAGCCCGATCCTGTCGTTTGAAGGTGGCGACGAGCTCAATCAGACCTATTTCGACAACGTCCGCGTGCCCGTCGCCAACCGGCTGGGCGATGAACACAAGGGCTGGTCGATCGGAAAATACATTCTGGGCATGGAGCGATTCGGCTCGGCGGAGGTCGGCTTGAGCACCGGCACGCTCAGGCGTCTCAAGGAGATCGCATCCGGGGAACCGGCGGACGGCGAGCGGTTGATTGACGATCCGGAGTTCGCCCGTGAGATCGCCGCGGTCGAAGCCGCCTTGCGCCAGCTGGAGCTGACCGAGCAACGGTTCCTGTTCGGCCCCGGCGGCCCGGACGCCATGGGGTTCGAGGCCTCGTTGCTGAAGGTCAAGGGAACGGAGCTGCATCAGAAGATCCTGACCCTGATGGTCGAGGCCATCGGTGCTTACGGCCATGTCGAGCCCGATAGTGAGCGTGACGAAAAAGACAACGCCCTGCCGCCCGGACCGGAAGCGACAGAGTTCGCCGCCCACACCTATTTCAACATGCGCAAGGCGACCATCTGGGGCGGCTCGTCGGAAATCCAAAAGAACATCATCGCCAAGGCCGTGCTGGGCCTTTGA
- a CDS encoding acetate--CoA ligase family protein, which translates to MALDRLLAPRSIAVVGASERPSIGRTIIDSLGVLGFEGAVHPVHPRYETVLGHPCHKSLEDVPGDVDLAALCLGYERLMPEVEKAAAKGVGALVIFSGGFAEAGEEGRAAQARLIAICRDHDIALCGPNCMGVMSVQNKSHAYMMDVFDPKALAGNVGLISQSGSISIGLLTDTRRFGFSHVISSGNEAMTTTAAYMEHLIDDPATEVIAIFAESINEPERFIAALDRASAAGKPVVVLKAGKSARAAAAIQTHTGGMAGESRVLSAVLRAHRAIEVNDLEEMTEVLAALQGRRWPKGDRIAIVTGSGGHAELLLDAATEADLNVPPLGQATRQAIESEIGSLTGDGNPADAWGQGDFAANFTVALREIAASGDYDAIVLSLDANDGQAVDYADQDEAINGVMRGARADHDLPLYLMSTRHGVHKTAQINAMRDEGIPSLGGMKQALGAIMRVARWAEASSAAHAAPDDGGGERPDWASRASVHEFDAKRLLAGAGLPTVNERLVDDLPAALEAASDIGYPVVLKVVGDAIPHRSEHGLIELRLSDADDVAAAWARLQERLVAMPVASLPVQFVVQAMAPSGVEVIAGIARDPAFGLVMAVGAGGVLAELFDDVAMCCLPPRQGDIEGMLTGGRLAHLLAGFRGSGPADTGALCDALNALAGFATAHADAIEGIDINPLLVYPEGKGCLVVDALIVPRSES; encoded by the coding sequence ATGGCACTCGACCGCCTGCTTGCACCACGATCGATCGCCGTCGTCGGGGCATCCGAGCGCCCATCCATTGGGCGAACCATCATCGATTCCCTGGGTGTCTTGGGGTTCGAAGGCGCGGTTCACCCGGTTCACCCACGCTACGAGACGGTGCTGGGCCATCCCTGTCACAAGAGCCTGGAGGATGTTCCGGGCGATGTCGATCTGGCTGCGCTGTGCCTGGGCTACGAACGCCTGATGCCGGAGGTCGAGAAGGCGGCCGCCAAGGGTGTTGGCGCACTGGTCATCTTCAGCGGCGGGTTTGCCGAGGCCGGCGAAGAGGGACGCGCCGCGCAGGCCCGCCTGATCGCGATCTGCCGCGACCATGACATCGCTTTGTGCGGGCCCAACTGCATGGGCGTCATGAGCGTTCAGAACAAGAGCCACGCCTACATGATGGATGTGTTCGATCCCAAGGCGCTTGCCGGCAATGTCGGCCTGATCTCGCAGAGCGGCTCGATTTCGATCGGCCTTCTGACGGATACGCGGCGCTTCGGGTTCAGCCATGTCATCTCGTCCGGCAACGAGGCCATGACAACAACCGCCGCCTACATGGAACACCTGATCGACGACCCCGCCACGGAGGTCATCGCGATCTTCGCGGAGTCGATCAACGAACCCGAACGGTTCATCGCGGCACTCGATCGCGCCAGCGCGGCGGGCAAGCCGGTTGTTGTCCTCAAGGCCGGCAAGTCGGCGCGAGCGGCGGCCGCCATTCAGACCCATACCGGCGGCATGGCGGGTGAATCGCGGGTGCTCTCGGCGGTCTTGCGCGCGCACCGGGCGATTGAGGTGAACGATCTGGAAGAAATGACCGAAGTGCTGGCGGCACTCCAGGGCCGCCGCTGGCCGAAGGGTGACCGGATCGCCATCGTGACCGGTTCGGGCGGACATGCCGAGCTGCTCCTGGACGCGGCAACCGAGGCCGATCTCAACGTGCCGCCGCTGGGTCAGGCGACGCGCCAGGCGATCGAATCGGAAATCGGGTCACTGACCGGCGACGGCAATCCGGCGGATGCCTGGGGACAGGGTGATTTCGCGGCAAACTTCACGGTCGCTTTGCGCGAGATCGCGGCATCCGGCGACTACGACGCCATCGTCTTGTCGCTCGACGCCAATGACGGACAGGCCGTCGACTATGCCGACCAGGATGAGGCGATCAATGGCGTCATGCGTGGTGCACGGGCCGATCACGACCTGCCGCTCTATCTTATGTCGACACGTCACGGCGTGCACAAGACGGCGCAGATCAACGCCATGCGTGATGAGGGGATCCCCTCCTTGGGCGGCATGAAGCAGGCGTTGGGCGCGATTATGCGTGTTGCGCGCTGGGCCGAGGCGTCGTCGGCGGCCCATGCGGCGCCGGACGACGGCGGCGGCGAACGCCCCGACTGGGCATCCCGCGCCTCGGTCCACGAGTTCGATGCCAAGCGGCTTCTGGCCGGGGCCGGGCTTCCGACCGTGAACGAACGTCTGGTCGATGACCTGCCGGCGGCGCTCGAGGCCGCAAGCGACATCGGCTACCCGGTGGTTCTGAAGGTCGTTGGCGACGCCATTCCCCACCGCAGCGAACATGGCTTGATCGAACTGCGCCTTTCCGACGCTGACGACGTGGCCGCCGCTTGGGCACGACTGCAGGAGCGTCTCGTGGCGATGCCGGTCGCATCGCTGCCGGTGCAGTTCGTCGTCCAGGCCATGGCGCCGTCCGGAGTCGAGGTGATTGCCGGTATCGCGCGCGACCCGGCCTTTGGCCTGGTGATGGCGGTTGGGGCGGGCGGTGTGCTCGCCGAACTGTTCGACGACGTCGCAATGTGCTGCCTGCCACCGCGTCAAGGCGACATCGAGGGTATGCTCACCGGCGGTCGGCTGGCGCACCTGTTGGCAGGATTCCGAGGTTCAGGGCCGGCCGACACCGGCGCGCTGTGCGACGCGCTCAACGCGCTCGCCGGCTTTGCGACAGCCCATGCCGATGCCATTGAAGGCATCGACATCAACCCGCTGCTTGTTTATCCCGAGGGCAAGGGTTGCCTGGTGGTTGACGCGCTGATCGTGCCGCGTTCAGAGAGCTGA
- a CDS encoding fumarylacetoacetate hydrolase family protein gives MTFAVPPLEPVCLTIAGGDSLFPVARVFCIGRNYADHAIEMGGNPDREEPFFFAKPATAIVPGGGAIPYPPASHDLHHEVEMVAALEKGGRDIAESDALACVFGYAVGIDLTRRDLQATAKKAGRPWDMAKGFDASGPVGTLVPAANCTGIDHAAITLTVNGETRQSGHLNQMIWKTGEAIAYLSRLIELKPGDLIFTGTPAGVGALQRGDSLVAEITGLPKLTCTIA, from the coding sequence ATGACCTTTGCCGTGCCCCCGCTGGAGCCTGTCTGCCTGACCATTGCCGGCGGCGACAGCCTGTTCCCGGTCGCCAGAGTGTTTTGCATCGGCCGCAACTACGCGGACCACGCGATCGAAATGGGTGGCAATCCCGACCGCGAAGAGCCGTTTTTCTTCGCCAAGCCAGCGACCGCCATCGTTCCCGGCGGTGGCGCCATCCCCTATCCGCCGGCGAGCCACGATCTGCACCACGAGGTCGAGATGGTGGCCGCGCTCGAAAAGGGCGGGCGCGACATCGCCGAAAGCGACGCCCTTGCCTGCGTCTTCGGCTATGCGGTCGGCATCGACCTGACGCGCCGCGATCTGCAGGCCACCGCCAAGAAGGCGGGCAGGCCATGGGACATGGCCAAGGGGTTTGACGCCTCAGGTCCGGTCGGCACGCTGGTGCCGGCAGCCAACTGCACGGGGATCGACCACGCGGCGATCACGCTCACGGTTAACGGCGAGACCCGCCAGTCGGGCCACCTCAACCAGATGATCTGGAAGACCGGCGAGGCGATCGCCTATCTGTCGCGGTTGATCGAGTTGAAGCCAGGCGACCTCATCTTTACGGGCACGCCGGCGGGAGTCGGCGCGCTACAGCGCGGCGACAGTCTGGTCGCCGAAATCACCGGCCTGCCGAAACTGACCTGCACGATCGCCTGA
- the galE gene encoding UDP-glucose 4-epimerase GalE: MSDRVVLVTGGAGYVGSHACKALAGAGYLPVTYDNLSTGHRDLVRWGPLEEGDILDGDRLDEVIERHGPRAVVHFAALSEVAESVRHPDRYRRNNVEGSQSVLSAMVRHRIARIVFSSTAAVYGLPASVPIPEDAPRRPINPYGETKTAIEDALVDAGRDHGVGWMALRYFNAAGADPDGEAGEHHEPESHLIPLVLDTALGRRDTISVYGTDYPTPDGSCLRDFVHVTDLAAAHVLALERLEDGGSSLAVNLGSGQGASVLEIIETARQVTGATIASVIGDRRPGDPPSLVCSPQRARRELGWSTTFDLEAQISHAWAWHRRRFGGTV; the protein is encoded by the coding sequence ATGTCCGATAGGGTGGTTCTGGTGACGGGTGGCGCCGGCTATGTCGGCAGCCATGCCTGCAAGGCGCTGGCTGGCGCCGGCTACCTTCCGGTTACCTACGACAACCTTTCCACCGGGCACCGCGACCTCGTGCGCTGGGGGCCTTTGGAGGAAGGTGACATCCTGGACGGCGATCGCCTCGACGAGGTGATCGAGCGCCACGGCCCGCGTGCCGTCGTGCACTTCGCGGCGCTCTCCGAGGTCGCCGAATCGGTGCGCCACCCCGATCGCTACCGCCGCAACAATGTCGAGGGTTCGCAGAGCGTCCTGAGCGCCATGGTGCGGCACCGGATTGCGCGGATCGTTTTCTCCAGCACCGCCGCGGTTTACGGTCTGCCGGCCTCCGTCCCGATCCCGGAGGATGCACCACGCCGGCCAATCAACCCTTATGGGGAAACCAAGACGGCGATTGAGGACGCGCTCGTGGATGCCGGCCGTGATCATGGCGTCGGTTGGATGGCCCTTCGGTACTTCAACGCGGCCGGCGCGGACCCGGACGGCGAAGCCGGCGAACATCATGAGCCTGAAAGCCACCTGATACCGCTGGTTCTGGATACGGCGTTGGGTCGGCGCGATACGATCTCTGTTTATGGCACCGACTATCCCACGCCGGATGGATCGTGCTTGCGTGACTTCGTGCATGTCACTGATCTGGCGGCAGCGCATGTCTTGGCGCTCGAACGCCTTGAAGACGGTGGATCGAGTCTCGCCGTCAACCTCGGTTCGGGACAGGGGGCATCGGTCCTGGAAATCATCGAGACGGCGCGTCAGGTGACGGGGGCAACGATCGCTTCGGTGATCGGCGATCGCCGGCCCGGTGACCCGCCGTCGCTAGTCTGTTCGCCGCAGCGCGCCCGGCGTGAGCTCGGTTGGTCGACAACGTTCGATCTCGAAGCTCAAATCAGCCATGCCTGGGCTTGGCATCGCCGGCGTTTCGGTGGAACCGTCTGA
- a CDS encoding UDP-glucuronic acid decarboxylase family protein, producing MLKQMTMLVTGGAGFLGSHLCERLLEEGHAVLAVDNFFTGDRRKVRGLMDHPDFELIRHDVTHPLHIEVDAIFNFACPASPIHYQHDPVQTTKTSVHGAINMLGLAKRLKAPILQASTSEVYGDPAVHPQAEDYWGHVNPIGPRSCYDEGKRCAETLFFDYHRQHELPIKVVRIFNTYGPRMHVSDGRVVSNFVVQALKGEPITLYGDGEQTRSFCYVDDLIDGCLRMMEGSRDFIGPVNLGNPHEVTIRELAETIIDMTGSSSTFDFRPRPDDDPQRRCPDISLAADELDWRPTTPLKDGLAATIDYFDALLKET from the coding sequence ATGCTTAAGCAAATGACGATGCTGGTTACGGGCGGCGCGGGATTTCTGGGCTCGCATCTGTGCGAACGGCTGCTTGAAGAAGGACACGCTGTTCTCGCCGTGGACAATTTCTTTACCGGCGACAGGCGGAAGGTCCGCGGCCTGATGGACCACCCGGATTTCGAGCTGATCCGTCATGACGTCACGCATCCGCTGCATATCGAGGTTGACGCTATCTTCAACTTCGCCTGCCCGGCCTCGCCCATCCATTATCAGCACGATCCCGTCCAGACGACCAAGACCAGCGTGCACGGCGCCATCAACATGCTTGGTCTGGCCAAGCGGCTGAAGGCGCCGATCCTGCAGGCCTCGACGTCGGAGGTCTATGGCGATCCGGCCGTGCATCCGCAGGCCGAAGACTACTGGGGCCACGTCAACCCGATTGGACCGCGATCCTGCTACGATGAAGGCAAGCGCTGCGCCGAGACTCTTTTCTTCGACTACCACCGTCAGCACGAACTGCCGATCAAGGTGGTTCGTATCTTCAACACCTATGGTCCGCGCATGCACGTCTCTGACGGGCGCGTGGTGTCGAACTTCGTGGTTCAGGCGCTTAAGGGTGAGCCGATCACGCTTTATGGCGACGGCGAGCAGACACGGTCGTTCTGTTATGTCGACGACCTGATCGACGGATGCCTCAGGATGATGGAGGGGTCGCGCGATTTTATCGGGCCCGTCAATCTGGGTAACCCGCACGAGGTCACGATCCGCGAACTCGCGGAGACAATCATCGACATGACGGGTTCATCGTCGACTTTCGATTTCAGGCCGCGGCCAGACGACGACCCGCAGCGACGTTGTCCCGACATCTCGTTGGCCGCCGACGAATTGGACTGGCGGCCGACGACGCCCTTAAAGGACGGTTTGGCGGCGACCATCGATTATTTCGATGCGCTGTTGAAGGAAACCTGA
- a CDS encoding ASCH domain-containing protein, whose amino-acid sequence MLQFDTGETRAFWEKACLTIGLDVNTPHHAGTFAEPVSEDRAAFIDALAVMARDGTKRGTAHMLLQFVTEEIRIREPGDCWIVTTTQGRPVCVVQITGVAITPFEEVGEAFAASEGEGDLSVDHWRGAHINYFKRQCARWNRLWHDRQPIVCESFELIYP is encoded by the coding sequence ATGTTGCAGTTCGACACCGGCGAAACACGCGCCTTTTGGGAAAAAGCCTGTCTGACCATAGGCTTGGACGTTAACACGCCCCATCACGCGGGCACGTTCGCCGAGCCGGTTAGCGAAGACCGCGCCGCCTTCATCGACGCGCTCGCCGTCATGGCGCGCGATGGGACGAAACGCGGCACCGCGCATATGTTGCTGCAGTTCGTGACCGAGGAAATCCGTATCCGCGAGCCCGGCGATTGCTGGATCGTCACGACGACACAGGGTCGGCCGGTCTGTGTCGTCCAGATCACCGGCGTTGCCATCACACCGTTCGAGGAGGTCGGCGAGGCCTTCGCCGCGTCGGAAGGCGAGGGTGATCTGAGTGTCGACCACTGGCGCGGCGCGCACATCAATTATTTCAAGCGCCAATGCGCGCGATGGAACCGCTTGTGGCACGACCGCCAGCCCATCGTGTGCGAGAGCTTCGAGCTGATTTATCCATAG
- a CDS encoding cyclase family protein: MRVIDLTLPMHADMDVYPGDPPPRYDLIEVFAETGWNMKRLEMNGHDGTHVNVPLHATADGKNLDDYDLSAFVGEAVLYESDDDITPDMGLIFHATDISWPTAQAIVDIGPRFIGLPARFEFDIAIERWLLERDVVSFERLINTDQLPKTFFFHGAPLKIVHGDGSPVRAYALVD; this comes from the coding sequence ATGAGGGTCATCGATCTAACCTTGCCGATGCACGCGGACATGGATGTCTATCCCGGCGATCCGCCGCCGCGCTACGACCTGATCGAAGTGTTCGCGGAGACCGGCTGGAACATGAAGCGCCTGGAGATGAACGGCCATGACGGGACCCACGTCAACGTGCCCCTGCACGCCACCGCCGATGGCAAGAACCTGGACGACTATGATCTCTCAGCCTTCGTTGGCGAGGCGGTTCTCTACGAGTCCGATGACGACATCACGCCCGACATGGGTCTTATCTTTCATGCGACGGATATCTCATGGCCAACGGCCCAAGCGATCGTGGACATCGGCCCGCGCTTTATCGGGCTGCCGGCACGGTTCGAATTCGACATCGCCATCGAGCGCTGGCTCCTGGAGCGCGATGTCGTCTCGTTCGAACGCCTGATCAACACCGACCAGCTGCCCAAAACCTTCTTTTTCCACGGTGCGCCGCTGAAGATCGTTCATGGCGATGGCAGTCCGGTGCGCGCCTACGCGTTGGTCGATTAG